A portion of the Punica granatum isolate Tunisia-2019 chromosome 7, ASM765513v2, whole genome shotgun sequence genome contains these proteins:
- the LOC116214714 gene encoding pentatricopeptide repeat-containing protein At4g14050, mitochondrial, producing MLISQYLHHFKLCSKHPSPQTARALHARLFKLGLSHSQLLLNCLLDAYGKCGHLQDALNMFDQMPHRDLISWASFLTALNQANRPRQALSAFPTMLVLDALRPDNFVLTCLVRACAGSCELRMGKQVHAQFLLSRFNDDDIVKSSLVDMYAKCGVPNDARAVFDSISVKNSISWTAVISGFARTGLKSKALELSQAAPVRNLFSWTALISGFVQSGNNIDAVHLFIEMRREGIDIVDPLVLSSIVGSCANLALLELGRQVHANVIALGYNSCLFIANALVDMYAKCSDIISANGIFSRMQLRDVVSWTSLLIGFAQHGRAKEALALFDEMVSEGIKPNEVTFIGLIYACSHAGLVDRGRDLFKSMTEEFGIKPSLQHYTCFLDLMSRSGHLDEAERVIHDMPFQADEPMWAALLSACKQHGKTKMAIRISDRILDSRPEDPSTFILLSNIYAAAGLWDSVAKVRKLMTAMEVRKKPGFSRIDIGKENQVFYAGETNHPMKDEILVLLKELESEMRRRGYVPDTRGVLHDMEQQEKERLLFWHSERLAVAYGLIKTVPGSVIRIVKNLRVCVDCHTVLKFVSDIVKREIVVRDATRYHHFKDGTCSCNDFW from the coding sequence ATGCTCATCTCCCAATACCTCCACCACTTCAAGCTCTGCTCCAAACATCCCTCCCCTCAGACAGCCAGGGCCCTCCATGCCCGGCTCTTCAAGCTCGGCCTCTCCCACTCTCAACTCCTCCTCAACTGCCTTTTGGACGCCTACGGGAAATGCGGCCACCTACAGGACGCCCTCAACATGTTCGACCAAATGCCCCACAGAGACCTCATCTCCTGGGCCTCCTTCCTCACCGCTCTTAACCAGGCCAACCGCCCCAGACAGGCCCTCTCCGCCTTCCCCACCATGCTTGTCCTCGATGCCCTTCGCCCCGACAACTTCGTCCTCACATGCCTTGTCAGGGCCTGTGCCGGCTCCTGCGAGCTCAGGATGGGTAAGCAAGTGCACGCCCAATTCTTGTTGTCGCGCTTTAACGATGACGATATCGTGAAATCATCATTGGTCGATATGTACGCCAAATGTGGGGTTCCCAATGACGCCAGAGCAGTTTTCGATTCTATTTCTGTCAAGAATTCAATCTCTTGGACTGCGGTGATATCTGGTTTTGCAAGGACTGGGCTAAAATCCAAGGCTTTGGAGCTCTCTCAGGCAGCTCCCGTCAGAAACTTGTTCTCTTGGACAGCACTAATTTCGGGGTTCGTTCAGAGTGGAAACAATATCGATGCCGTCCATCTGTTCATTGAGATGAGGAGAGAAGGCATTGATATAGTCGATCCATTGGTCCTCTCAAGCATAGTCGGGTCTTGTGCAAATTTAGCCCTTCTGGAGCTCGGGAGGCAGGTCCACGCCAATGTTATTGCTCTTGGGTACAACTCATGCTTGTTTATAGCTAACGCCCTTGTGGACATGTACGCAAAATGTAGTGATATTATCTCAGCAAATGGCATTTTCAGCAGGATGCAGCTCCGGGATGTGGTATCTTGGACTTCGTTACTGATAGGGTTTGCTCAACATGGGCGAGCCAAAGAAGCACTTGCATTGTTTGATGAGATGGTATCTGAGGGAATAAAGCCCAACGAAGTCACTTTTATTGGTTTGATTTATGCCTGCAGTCATGCAGGTCTAGTGGACCGAGGTCGTGATCTCTTCAAGTCCATGACTGAGGAATTTGGTATAAAGCCTTCACTGCAACATTATACTTGTTTCTTGGATCTCATGAGCCGTTCGGGCCACCTTGATGAGGCCGAGAGAGTCATACACGATATGCCTTTTCAAGCTGATGAGCCTATGTGGGCAGCATTGCTAAGCGCTTGCAAGCAGCATGGCAAGACGAAAATGGCCATTAGGATTTCCGATCGGATACTAGACTCCAGGCCTGAAGATCCATCTACTTTCATTCTCTTATCAAACATTTACGCTGCTGCTGGTTTGTGGGACAGTGTTGCTAAAGTGAGAAAGCTAATGACAGCAATGGAAGTTCGGAAGAAACCCGGGTTTAGTCGCATTGATATTGGAAAAGAGAACCAAGTATTTTATGCAGGGGAGACAAACCATCCCATGAAAGATGAGATTCTTGTGCTGCTTAAGGAGTTGGAATCGGAGATGAGGAGAAGGGGTTATGTTCCAGATACAAGAGGCGTGTTACATGACATGGAGCAGCAGGAGAAGGAAAGGCTGCTCTTCTGGCATAGTGAGAGGTTAGCTGTGGCTTACGGGCTAATTAAAACGGTTCCAGGGTCGGTTATAAGGATAGTAAAAAATCTGCGGGTGTGTGTCGATTGCCACACAGTTCTGAAATTTGTCAGTGATATTGTTAAAAGAGAGATTGTTGTTCGAGATGCAACGAGGTATCACCATTTCAAGGATGGGACATGTTCGTGCAACGACTTCTGGTGA